GAAAATAATCAATTCCGCCATTATTAGTCATATTAACCGCCCCGGCAATTAGAGGAGAAGTTTTTTGCAGTTTAAAATCTGCAGGTGTGCCGGTGGCAGATGCATTATTAAATTTCGGATCGGTATAAGTATTGCCAGAAACAGTTCCAGCCGGCCCATTTACAGCAGTAATAGACTGGGGATAAAAACAATTATTCTTAAAAACAGCAGATGCCATTATGGGTTTGTCCGAAAATCTGGTAATGGTTCCGGTAGCATAAATTATATTGTTGCTAAATGTGCTGTTAAATGCAAAAGTACTTGCCGTATTGGTGTATTGAAATATTCTGGTAAAGTTGTCATTCGTATAAAAGGTATTATTGTATATTTTGTTGGTGGTATAATTTGAGGTATAATTAATAAGTTTCGAACCGCTTGGCGAAGAATTGGCGTTCTTCACATCATTTACGCTAATGTTATATCTAACAATAATATTTTGAGCGCTGGGCATGAATAACATAAAACCACGGTCATTATCATGTGAGTAATTATATTCAAAAATATCTCCGTCGGTATTAATATCTGCATCAAAAGCCTGTCCATCATACGGTCCGCCACCTTTAATACCCGAAACCTCATTGTATGAAATGATGGTTCCTAAACTGCCGTAAGTCCAGCAAGCAGCGTAATTGGCCGCATCACTTTTACAGGTATTTCTTAAAATATTATGCGTAATTTTTGAATTCTTCACCCCATTAAGTACAATACCATCACCATAAATATTTTCAATTAAATTACCTTCAAACACTACATTATCTGCTTTTACTGAGCTTGATGTTCTGATTCCTTCAATATCACAATCCTTAACATGGCAGTTTAAAACCAGCACATTATTAATCAGGCCTGTAAATATAATTCCGCCCGAACCCTTATTATAATTTGGCGTACCAAAACCTGTTGAGTTTACATTATGCACGTAACAATTATTGATTGTAATATTGCTTGCTGCCGTAGTGCCAGAATTATTTACTTTAATACCTGTTACTGCGTATTGTTGTCCTAAGTTTACCGTATTGGTAATTTCAAGGTTATTAACTTCCCAGAAGGATTGATTGTTAAGCAAAAGTGTTATTGAACCATTAGTTAGTCCACCGCCATTTATAACTGGTTTATTACCCGTTCCATACTCGTCAATAATAATGGGGCTTCCTGCACTTCCTGAGCCCAATGGAGCAAGATTTCCGGTCCAAACACCATCTGTTTTAAACAAAATCTGATCACCGGGCATAAAAGTAACCGTATTTACTTTACTAATGGTTTTCCATGGTGTATCGGCACTCATACCGTTATTATTATCGTCTCCTAAAGGATCAACATAATAAATGGTTCCTACCGTGTTAATAAAATTGCTGGTATTACTGCTTAGTTTTTGATTTGACAAGCCTTCAGCAGCCTGTAAAGTCGCTTTTTTACACCCGCCAAGCATCAGCATGGCTAATGCTGAACAGGTAATTAGTAAGTTTTTCATTTTTAATTGAATTTGGTTAAATATTTTTCAATCAAATATTATCTATTTTGAAAGAAAAGAAGGGGGAAGAATCTTAAAGATTAGGGGTAATTTTAGTTCGTTTCTCATTTATTATGATAAAACCAAACATTAACTAAAATTTAATTTAAGGGAAATGTGAAATTGACTTAGTGACTGATTAAAATATTGACCATTTCGTTCCATAATCACTCCAGTCAACTTATATTTGACGCATATTATGAACTACCAACAAACGCTTGATTTTTTATACAGTAAACTCCCCATGTTTACCCGGGTTGGCGCATCTGCTTTCAAAAAAGATTTAACCAATACCATCATTCTTTGCGAAGCTTTGGATAATCCGCAAGATAAATTTAAGAGTATCCATGTGGCGGGTACAAACGGAAAGGGCTCTACCTCACACATGCTGGCTTCGGTACTGCAATCGCAAGGATATAAAACAGGATTGTACACCTCTCCCCATTTGAAAGATTTCCGCGAACGCATCCGCATCAACGGAAAAATGATGAGTAAAACTGAAGTCATATCGTTTGTAAAAGATCAACAAAAATTGATCGAAAAAACCGAGCCTTCATTTTTCGAAGTTACTGTGGCCATGGCATTCGATCATTTTGCCAAACATGAGGTTGATGTGGCCGTAATTGAGGTGGGTTTAGGCGGAAGATTAGATTCGACTAATATCATTACACCGCAAATTTCGGTTATTACCAATATTAGCCTCGACCATATGAATATGCTAGGTAATACACTGGCAGAAATTGCAGGCGAAAAAGCAGGTATCATTAAAAAGAATATTCCGGTTGTAATTGGCGAAACACAAGCAGAATCGGCTCCAGTTTTTGTCAGTAAGGCAAAAGAAGTGGGTGCGCCAATTGTTTTTGCTGATGCGGAATTAAGGGCTCAGGATTCTAAAATCAGGAATAATAAACTTTCCATATCTGTTTATCAGAATAGCGAAATCAAATACAAGGGTCTTCAAAGCGATCTTACCGGTATTTATCAGCATAAAAATATTTTAACCGTATTAGAAACCTTGGCCGTACTGAACGAGAAAACGGAAATTAAAACCGATCAGGAAGCGATTTATAATGGAATAAGCCAGGTTAAAAAACAAACCGGTTTACAGGGGCGTTGGCAGACTTTGAGTAAAAATCCTTTGGTGATCTGCGATACCGGTCATAATGAAGCTGGCATTACGGAGGTAATTAAAAATATCGCACAAACTCCTTATCAAAACCTACATATTGTTTTTGGTATGGTTAAGGACAAAGATATTTCGAAAGTTTTATCCCTGATGCCTAAAAATGCCACTTACTATTTCTGCAAGCCAGATTTAGAACGTGGTTTAGCAGCAGATGAACTTAAAGAACAGGCGGCAACATTTAACCTAAATGGAAGCAATTATGCATCCGTAGCCGAAGCAAAAGAAAAGGCTATTCAATCTGCCGATCCAAAAGACCTGGTTTTTATTGGAGGAAGTACATTTGTAGTGGCCGAAGCGATATAAAATCTTTACATAAACTTCAAAGTAGCTTTACCTAAATTTGCTACTTTAGCCCTTTAACTAAAACACAATGAAGAAAATATCCTGTCTAATCTTTTCCATTTCTATTTTTTCGATCGCACTCTCCTCAGCCCAAACTAAAAAACCTTCCACAACACAAGCTAAAGCATTTCCTGCCGAGGTGGCCCGCCCTAAATTGGTGGTTGGCTTAGTGGTTGATCAGATGCGTTGGGATTATTTATACCGCTACTATAACCGTTATACCAATGGTGGCTTTAAAAGATTAATCAACGAAGGTTTTTCTGTAGAAAACACATTTATTCCTTATACACCAACTTACACTGCTTGCGGACATACCTGCATTTATACAGGTTCAGTTCCGGCCGTTCATGGTATTATCGGTAACGATTGGTACGATCCTGAAACCAAAAAAAATGTATACTGTACTGAAGATTCATCAGTATCTACTGTTGGTAGTATACCATCTTCTGAAGGAAATATGTCGCCAAAAAATATGCTAACCACTACCATTACCGATGAATTGAGGTTAGCTACGAATTTTAGAGGTAAAGTAATTGGTATTTCATTAAAAGACAGGGGCTCGATCCTTCCGGCAGGCCACGCGGCAAATGCTGCATATTGGTATCAAGGTAGCACCGGAAACTGGATTACCAGTACCTATTACATGAAAGAAGTACCAACGTGGATTGCAGATTATAATAAGCTGAAACTAGCGAATAAATTCTATGCAAAAAACTGGGAAACTTTGTATCCGATGAAT
The nucleotide sequence above comes from Pedobacter riviphilus. Encoded proteins:
- a CDS encoding CBM96 family carbohydrate-binding protein, coding for MKNLLITCSALAMLMLGGCKKATLQAAEGLSNQKLSSNTSNFINTVGTIYYVDPLGDDNNNGMSADTPWKTISKVNTVTFMPGDQILFKTDGVWTGNLAPLGSGSAGSPIIIDEYGTGNKPVINGGGLTNGSITLLLNNQSFWEVNNLEITNTVNLGQQYAVTGIKVNNSGTTAASNITINNCYVHNVNSTGFGTPNYNKGSGGIIFTGLINNVLVLNCHVKDCDIEGIRTSSSVKADNVVFEGNLIENIYGDGIVLNGVKNSKITHNILRNTCKSDAANYAACWTYGSLGTIISYNEVSGIKGGGPYDGQAFDADINTDGDIFEYNYSHDNDRGFMLFMPSAQNIIVRYNISVNDVKNANSSPSGSKLINYTSNYTTNKIYNNTFYTNDNFTRIFQYTNTASTFAFNSTFSNNIIYATGTITRFSDKPIMASAVFKNNCFYPQSITAVNGPAGTVSGNTYTDPKFNNASATGTPADFKLQKTSPLIAGAVNMTNNGGIDYFQTNLPLTNPDVGFAQSSYSFTGFVANADTYVRNGTYADNNYGTESTFIVKSDASSYARKAYLKFDFSALPGTAVSNARLVLNASSVNTDPSRTISVYTAATNNWTETGLTWNNAPLSNPLVNSFVAYGADRYSIDVTSIVNQNLSAGNKIITFVLTNDAPASSKSDIYFTSKEQTSNKPQLNIIL
- a CDS encoding bifunctional folylpolyglutamate synthase/dihydrofolate synthase, with product MNYQQTLDFLYSKLPMFTRVGASAFKKDLTNTIILCEALDNPQDKFKSIHVAGTNGKGSTSHMLASVLQSQGYKTGLYTSPHLKDFRERIRINGKMMSKTEVISFVKDQQKLIEKTEPSFFEVTVAMAFDHFAKHEVDVAVIEVGLGGRLDSTNIITPQISVITNISLDHMNMLGNTLAEIAGEKAGIIKKNIPVVIGETQAESAPVFVSKAKEVGAPIVFADAELRAQDSKIRNNKLSISVYQNSEIKYKGLQSDLTGIYQHKNILTVLETLAVLNEKTEIKTDQEAIYNGISQVKKQTGLQGRWQTLSKNPLVICDTGHNEAGITEVIKNIAQTPYQNLHIVFGMVKDKDISKVLSLMPKNATYYFCKPDLERGLAADELKEQAATFNLNGSNYASVAEAKEKAIQSADPKDLVFIGGSTFVVAEAI